The proteins below are encoded in one region of Asticcacaulis excentricus CB 48:
- a CDS encoding DUF4159 domain-containing protein, protein MSRASFFQILAGGLATLLAPPAQAASYDFWFTRLKYASGDWDVDQRMPANLITSLIDYTTLRVDPKEHVIDLSDPKMLSAPFCYLAGHKLVDFSPAERRNFETYVKNGGFVFVDDCNHDIDGLFAKSFERQMRTIFGPQALKKLPNTHAIYKSFFQFDGPPNTTFELNGWGDDLVHDYLKGIEINGRLGVLYSNKDYGCEWDYDWRNKRFLAEDNTKFGVNIVIYALTS, encoded by the coding sequence ATTAGTCGAGCGTCTTTTTTTCAGATTTTGGCAGGAGGTCTGGCGACGTTGCTGGCACCTCCGGCGCAAGCAGCCAGCTATGATTTCTGGTTCACGCGCCTGAAATACGCCTCCGGTGACTGGGACGTCGATCAGCGTATGCCGGCCAATCTGATCACCTCGCTGATCGACTACACGACCTTGCGCGTTGATCCGAAGGAGCATGTGATCGACCTCTCTGATCCAAAGATGCTCAGCGCGCCCTTCTGCTATTTGGCCGGGCACAAGCTGGTTGATTTCAGCCCGGCGGAGCGGCGTAATTTCGAGACCTACGTAAAAAATGGCGGATTCGTCTTTGTCGATGACTGCAATCACGACATTGACGGCCTGTTCGCCAAGTCGTTCGAGCGGCAGATGAGAACGATTTTTGGCCCACAGGCGCTGAAAAAACTGCCCAATACGCACGCCATTTATAAGAGTTTTTTCCAGTTCGACGGCCCGCCCAACACCACGTTTGAACTGAACGGCTGGGGCGACGACCTCGTGCACGACTACCTGAAAGGCATAGAGATCAATGGCCGTCTGGGCGTCCTCTATTCCAACAAGGACTATGGCTGCGAGTGGGACTACGACTGGCGCAACAAGCGCTTTCTAGCCGAAGACAATACCAAATTCGGCGTCAATATTGTGATTTATGCTTTGACGAGTTGA
- a CDS encoding AAA family ATPase, protein MSISETEIRERLARLGQLRQAIAQAIVGQADVVEQLLIGLLAGGHCLLEGVPGLGKTLLVRSLGQALELQFRRVQFTPDLMPSDILGTELLEEDHGTGHRHFRFQPGPVFTNLLLADELNRTPPKTQAALLEAMQERTVSYAGVTHTLPSPFFVLATQNPLEQAGTYPLPEAQLDRFLLHIRVDYPTESEEHDILRQTTGAGGEAVPKVMAADDVLVLQKLVRDVHVGEDLLRWITRLVRATRPGEDAPQAVNTYIKWGAGPRAGQSLVLAAKARALLQGRLAATREDVMALAAPVMRHRLLMAFAAEAEGVAPDTVVATILSVVKL, encoded by the coding sequence ATGTCGATCAGTGAAACCGAGATCAGGGAAAGGCTGGCCCGCCTGGGTCAACTGCGTCAGGCCATCGCTCAGGCCATTGTCGGTCAGGCCGATGTGGTCGAACAACTGCTAATCGGGCTCTTGGCCGGCGGGCATTGCCTGCTGGAGGGCGTGCCGGGGCTGGGCAAGACGCTGCTGGTACGCTCATTGGGGCAGGCGCTGGAGCTGCAATTTCGCCGCGTGCAGTTCACCCCCGACCTGATGCCCAGCGACATTCTGGGGACCGAACTGCTGGAAGAGGATCACGGCACCGGCCATCGCCATTTCCGCTTCCAGCCGGGCCCTGTCTTCACCAATTTGCTGCTGGCTGACGAGCTGAACCGAACGCCGCCCAAGACTCAGGCCGCCCTGCTGGAGGCAATGCAGGAACGCACGGTGTCCTATGCCGGGGTTACGCACACCCTGCCGTCGCCCTTCTTTGTGCTGGCGACGCAGAACCCGTTGGAGCAGGCCGGGACCTATCCGCTGCCCGAAGCGCAGCTTGATCGCTTCCTGCTGCACATCCGCGTCGATTACCCGACCGAATCCGAAGAACACGACATTCTGCGTCAGACGACGGGTGCCGGCGGTGAGGCGGTGCCCAAGGTCATGGCTGCAGACGATGTGCTGGTGTTGCAAAAACTGGTGCGCGATGTGCATGTGGGCGAAGACCTGCTGCGCTGGATCACGCGGCTGGTGCGCGCTACGCGGCCGGGTGAGGACGCGCCGCAGGCCGTCAACACCTATATAAAATGGGGGGCCGGGCCGCGCGCCGGGCAATCTCTGGTGCTGGCGGCCAAGGCGCGCGCCCTGTTGCAGGGACGGCTGGCGGCTACGCGCGAAGACGTGATGGCGCTTGCCGCCCCCGTCATGCGCCACCGCCTTCTGATGGCGTTTGCGGCTGAGGCCGAGGGCGTGGCCCCCGATACGGTTGTGGCCACCATTCTGAGCGTCGTAAAGCTCTGA
- a CDS encoding DUF58 domain-containing protein, with translation MVYDPIPPEVRHRLKGLRLSARRASGASGIGLHASRSRGAGLEFAQYRAYEPGDELRQIDWKLYARSDRFFVREAERESPLRVWMVLDLSASMGQADTAKPDWSRLEAAKTIAACVGELALRQGDAFGLITLSDRGVGVVEAAAGLKARDGLRLGLFKLTAGGRFPTLAQLSPVWDRIRAQDMVMVFSDGFDESCAELMTRLSAAGRDVLMVQTLTAEERDFPFQGGYRFDDPEGGAEVLGDGKALRADFLKRFAAARQAFEARLFAAGVRHTHYWLDEPADAPLFRLFGQTPSGKETA, from the coding sequence ATGGTGTATGATCCGATCCCTCCTGAGGTGCGCCACAGGCTGAAAGGTCTGCGCCTGAGCGCGCGCCGTGCGTCCGGGGCGTCGGGGATCGGGCTGCACGCGTCGCGCTCACGCGGGGCGGGACTGGAGTTTGCGCAGTACCGCGCCTATGAACCAGGCGACGAACTGCGACAGATCGACTGGAAGCTCTATGCACGCTCGGATAGGTTTTTCGTGCGCGAAGCCGAACGCGAAAGTCCGCTGAGGGTGTGGATGGTGCTGGACCTTTCGGCGTCGATGGGGCAGGCCGATACGGCGAAACCCGATTGGAGCCGCCTTGAGGCCGCTAAGACCATAGCGGCCTGTGTGGGCGAGCTGGCCTTGCGTCAGGGGGATGCTTTCGGCCTGATCACCCTCAGCGATCGCGGTGTGGGCGTGGTTGAGGCCGCAGCGGGGTTGAAGGCGCGCGACGGTCTGCGGCTGGGGCTGTTCAAACTGACGGCGGGCGGCAGGTTTCCCACGCTGGCGCAATTGTCGCCGGTTTGGGACCGTATCCGCGCGCAGGACATGGTCATGGTGTTCAGCGACGGCTTTGACGAGAGCTGCGCCGAGCTAATGACGCGCCTGTCTGCGGCTGGGCGCGACGTGCTAATGGTCCAGACCCTGACCGCCGAGGAGCGCGATTTTCCGTTTCAGGGGGGCTATCGTTTCGATGATCCGGAAGGCGGTGCCGAGGTGCTGGGCGACGGCAAGGCCCTGCGCGCTGATTTTCTCAAGCGCTTTGCCGCCGCCCGTCAGGCCTTTGAGGCGCGGCTGTTCGCAGCGGGGGTACGGCATACGCATTACTGGCTGGATGAGCCAGCGGACGCGCCGTTGTTTCGTCTGTTCGGTCAAACACCATCAGGAAAGGAGACGGCCTGA
- a CDS encoding BatA domain-containing protein — translation MPALLFPLGLAALLAMVVPLVIHLMRRDELRPVVFAALRWLDPRPKPRQRIRFSEWPLLIVRLLLIAVLALLLARPVLTARLSDKPYVAVVPGADLKAAQQAVGEDAEAHWLTEGFPLLSGTAGAAGEVSSHLRQLDAQLPPGAKLTVVVPQTLQGGDAERPILSRTVDWRIVAGAMPAAQPAATKRPVLSVRYAPNHAADVRWFRAVSAAWQTPFEATGMDAALPSKDQVLVWLGSGNIPPALSARVKSGGTVLVGSQMVLPPSPQRRVVWHDAIGAPLIEAQGEGRGQWLRLTRALSPAVFPALLEPTFPDQLAAVLSPPAPPTRVEARDLIPVAGRSIFNRPSEELTPWLALLAAALFLIERLLATAARRRAAP, via the coding sequence ATGCCCGCGCTCCTGTTTCCGTTAGGTTTGGCGGCTTTGCTGGCTATGGTCGTCCCGCTGGTCATCCACCTGATGCGGCGCGACGAGCTGCGTCCGGTGGTTTTCGCCGCCCTGCGCTGGCTCGATCCGCGTCCCAAACCGCGCCAACGTATCCGGTTCAGCGAATGGCCGCTACTGATCGTGCGTTTACTACTGATTGCGGTGCTCGCCCTGCTGCTGGCGCGGCCGGTATTGACCGCACGGCTTAGTGACAAGCCCTATGTCGCTGTGGTGCCGGGGGCGGATCTGAAAGCCGCGCAACAGGCGGTGGGCGAAGACGCCGAGGCGCATTGGCTGACGGAGGGCTTTCCGCTCCTGAGCGGTACCGCCGGTGCGGCGGGCGAGGTGAGCAGCCATCTGCGGCAACTCGATGCGCAATTGCCGCCGGGGGCGAAACTGACCGTGGTGGTGCCGCAAACTCTGCAAGGGGGGGACGCCGAACGCCCCATACTCAGCCGCACGGTCGATTGGCGCATCGTCGCCGGGGCCATGCCCGCCGCTCAGCCTGCGGCGACGAAACGGCCTGTTCTGAGCGTGCGGTATGCGCCGAACCACGCCGCCGATGTGCGCTGGTTCCGCGCCGTGTCCGCCGCCTGGCAGACGCCGTTTGAGGCGACCGGGATGGATGCCGCCTTGCCGTCGAAGGATCAGGTTTTGGTCTGGCTGGGCAGCGGCAACATTCCGCCTGCCCTCAGTGCGCGTGTGAAATCCGGCGGGACCGTTCTCGTGGGATCGCAGATGGTCTTGCCGCCATCGCCCCAGCGCCGCGTTGTGTGGCATGATGCCATCGGCGCACCGCTGATCGAGGCGCAAGGCGAGGGGCGGGGGCAGTGGCTACGCCTGACGCGGGCCCTCAGCCCGGCCGTTTTTCCAGCCCTGCTGGAGCCGACCTTTCCGGATCAATTGGCTGCCGTCCTGAGCCCGCCAGCGCCACCAACCCGCGTCGAAGCGCGCGACCTGATCCCGGTTGCGGGGCGTTCAATCTTTAACCGCCCGTCTGAGGAACTGACGCCGTGGCTAGCCCTGTTGGCGGCTGCCCTGTTTCTGATCGAGCGCCTGCTGGCCACCGCCGCTCGCCGGAGGGCCGCGCCATGA
- a CDS encoding DUF4175 family protein has product MRPHSFTASARLRTLLNDGLTALPLIVAVTFAGWAVGEETGLLMALCLGLVVAFALAMWRLKRFDRAWVIGALNAHRADMEDSADLLFARTEDLNPLQALQQQRMIERLPSPAVLTPPWRWKPVGFALALGLAIGALTAVLFWLPQTHPTAAASGTRGTGAPKLISAEIAVTPPAYTRQAGHRETTLDLKVPQNTKLVWRLRFAPDAANVRLVFHDGQSMALRRDGTGWSAALSADRSRLYRIAADGLPTQPLHRLEVTPDAPPKVEAVLPDRALTLVTPGQTQWPLVFSASDDYGVATSTELRIIQAQGQGENITFRERTLTLTGTGGATDKRFATRLDLKALGFAVGDDLIVQLTVHDNRTPSPQEVRSPSLILRWPSDLGAESTGLEALARKTLPAYFRSQRQIIIDIEALLKEKPRLKPDTFLSRSDAIGVDQRLLRLRYGQFLGEEAEGEREAPPGLEEGHSENDGHDHGGHDHGGHDHGGLAAKPDAAPVFGDGGNVTAEYGHTHDEPEAATLLDPETRATLKKALDEMWQSELHLRQGNPQTALPHAYKALGYIKEVQQATRIFLSRVGPELPPIDHNRRMTGKRDGIAPVPFAVTAAPSPDAPVVALWTALAETPGAKNDLPLAALDGWLRTNEGRVGDPLSLLAAVEAVRADPGCAACRQTLRGQLWRVLTRPPAGLAPRPAVTASGGRYLDALERPR; this is encoded by the coding sequence ATGAGGCCTCACAGTTTTACCGCCTCGGCGCGTTTGCGCACCTTGTTGAACGACGGGCTGACGGCCCTCCCGCTGATCGTCGCTGTGACCTTTGCGGGTTGGGCGGTGGGCGAAGAAACGGGGCTTTTGATGGCACTGTGTCTTGGCCTTGTCGTCGCCTTTGCGCTGGCCATGTGGCGATTGAAGCGCTTCGACCGCGCGTGGGTGATTGGAGCGCTCAATGCCCACCGCGCCGATATGGAAGACAGCGCCGATCTGTTGTTTGCGCGCACCGAAGACCTCAATCCCTTGCAGGCCCTGCAACAGCAACGAATGATCGAGCGCCTGCCGTCGCCGGCTGTGCTGACGCCGCCCTGGCGCTGGAAGCCGGTGGGCTTTGCATTGGCCCTAGGTCTGGCCATCGGTGCCCTGACGGCCGTGTTGTTTTGGTTGCCGCAGACGCATCCGACCGCTGCTGCCTCCGGCACGAGGGGCACCGGCGCGCCTAAACTGATCTCCGCCGAAATCGCCGTCACCCCGCCCGCCTATACGCGGCAGGCGGGGCACCGCGAAACCACGCTCGATCTCAAGGTGCCGCAAAACACGAAACTGGTCTGGCGGTTGCGCTTTGCGCCCGACGCCGCAAATGTCCGGCTGGTCTTTCACGATGGTCAGAGCATGGCCCTTCGGCGCGATGGGACCGGCTGGAGCGCTGCCCTTAGCGCCGACCGCTCACGCCTATATCGCATCGCGGCCGACGGCTTGCCGACGCAACCTCTGCACCGGCTGGAAGTCACTCCCGATGCGCCACCAAAGGTCGAGGCGGTCCTGCCGGACCGCGCCTTGACTCTGGTCACGCCGGGCCAGACGCAGTGGCCGCTGGTTTTTTCCGCCAGCGATGATTACGGCGTCGCCACCTCGACGGAACTTCGCATCATTCAGGCGCAGGGGCAGGGCGAAAACATTACCTTCCGTGAACGGACATTAACCTTAACCGGTACTGGCGGCGCGACCGATAAGCGCTTTGCCACGCGGCTCGACCTCAAGGCACTAGGGTTTGCCGTCGGCGACGACCTAATCGTGCAACTGACCGTGCACGACAATCGCACTCCGTCGCCGCAGGAGGTGCGCTCACCCAGCCTGATCCTGCGCTGGCCGTCCGATCTTGGGGCCGAAAGCACAGGGCTGGAGGCGCTGGCCCGTAAAACCCTGCCGGCCTATTTCCGCAGTCAGAGGCAGATCATTATCGACATCGAAGCCCTGCTAAAGGAGAAGCCGCGCCTGAAACCGGATACTTTCCTCAGCCGCTCGGACGCAATTGGCGTCGATCAGCGCCTGCTGCGCCTGCGCTACGGGCAGTTTTTGGGTGAAGAGGCCGAGGGCGAACGCGAAGCCCCGCCGGGCCTTGAAGAGGGGCATTCTGAAAATGACGGCCATGATCATGGGGGCCACGATCATGGGGGCCACGATCATGGGGGACTGGCCGCGAAACCCGATGCCGCGCCGGTGTTTGGTGACGGCGGCAATGTGACCGCCGAATATGGCCACACCCACGATGAGCCCGAAGCGGCGACCCTGCTCGATCCGGAAACGCGCGCCACGCTGAAAAAGGCGCTGGATGAAATGTGGCAGTCGGAGCTGCACCTGCGGCAGGGCAATCCGCAAACCGCCCTGCCGCACGCCTACAAGGCACTGGGCTATATCAAGGAGGTGCAGCAGGCGACGCGTATCTTCCTGTCGCGTGTCGGGCCGGAGCTGCCGCCGATAGATCATAACCGCCGCATGACGGGTAAGCGCGACGGCATTGCGCCCGTGCCTTTCGCGGTGACGGCGGCCCCGTCCCCCGATGCGCCCGTTGTGGCTCTGTGGACGGCTCTGGCTGAGACACCCGGGGCCAAAAACGACCTGCCGCTGGCGGCGCTCGATGGCTGGCTGCGCACCAATGAGGGCCGGGTTGGCGACCCGCTGTCGCTGCTGGCGGCGGTTGAGGCCGTGCGCGCCGACCCCGGTTGTGCCGCGTGCCGTCAGACGCTGCGCGGTCAGTTGTGGCGTGTCCTGACCCGGCCTCCGGCCGGTTTGGCACCCCGCCCGGCGGTCACGGCATCCGGTGGCCGCTATCTGGATGCACTGGAGCGACCGAGATGA
- a CDS encoding histidine kinase famiy protein, protein MSDDHTPKNAPHAGLDRQTLHDLNNMFGAAKGSLQLMQMRHKDDPQSLRITGMALQSLDNAQAYVYDKLGCTDLRDIDGGISDSPERLAARHGVVDSGDRHDLFFAAIEMTRMPMIVTDPNRPDNPIVFANQAFLNTTGYTMEEVMGRNCRFLQGEGTDPQMIANLSRAIRDRTDIAVEIQNFRKDGTAFWNALFVSPIFDRDGKLLYYFGSQLDVTRRREAEMALRRAQKMEAIGQLTGGIAHDFNNLLQVIIGNLQMARTVTEQPEKLHRHHEAVMQAAQKARVLTQQLLAFSRKQPLEARVVNLNRVVSELNDLLSRTLGSFIEIELDLDPDLANARIDTVQLEMALINILANARDAMPEGGRVVIRTTNRSGTEGDQVELSVSDTGEGMPPEVLSRITEPFFTTKEVGKGTGLGLAQVYGFVKQSDGGFEVESTPGEGTTVHLYFPMVSGADDKAPAPERASQTRGKGERVLLVEDNREVRELACAILEADGYEVVARENASLALDYLNGPDGVDLLFTDIVMPGKMNGAALAKEARQRFSDLPILITTGFADDVHGHTNAREFETIYKPYMPDELSTRVRGVLNRKDDHGG, encoded by the coding sequence ATGTCGGACGATCATACCCCCAAAAACGCGCCTCACGCCGGTTTAGACCGTCAGACCCTTCATGATCTGAACAATATGTTCGGGGCGGCCAAGGGCAGCCTGCAACTGATGCAGATGCGGCACAAGGACGACCCACAAAGCCTGCGCATCACCGGCATGGCCTTGCAAAGCCTCGATAATGCGCAGGCCTATGTCTATGACAAGCTGGGGTGCACCGATCTGCGTGACATCGACGGCGGTATTTCGGATTCGCCTGAACGTCTGGCGGCGCGGCATGGCGTCGTGGACTCCGGCGACCGCCACGACCTGTTTTTTGCCGCCATCGAAATGACGCGGATGCCGATGATCGTCACCGATCCCAACCGACCCGACAACCCCATTGTCTTCGCCAATCAGGCCTTCCTCAACACCACAGGCTATACGATGGAAGAGGTGATGGGGCGCAATTGCCGCTTTCTTCAGGGCGAGGGGACCGATCCGCAAATGATCGCCAACCTCAGCCGCGCCATCCGCGACCGCACCGACATTGCGGTGGAGATCCAGAATTTCCGCAAGGACGGCACCGCCTTTTGGAACGCTCTGTTCGTCAGCCCGATCTTCGACCGCGACGGCAAACTGCTCTATTATTTCGGCTCGCAGCTTGATGTTACGCGCCGGCGCGAAGCCGAAATGGCGCTGCGCCGGGCGCAGAAGATGGAGGCCATCGGGCAGCTGACCGGCGGCATTGCTCACGATTTCAACAACCTGCTTCAGGTGATTATCGGCAATCTTCAGATGGCGCGCACCGTCACTGAACAGCCGGAAAAGCTCCATCGCCACCACGAGGCGGTAATGCAGGCGGCCCAGAAGGCGCGCGTCCTGACGCAGCAATTACTGGCCTTTTCTCGCAAGCAACCGCTGGAGGCGAGGGTCGTCAATCTCAACCGTGTGGTCAGTGAGTTGAATGACCTGCTGTCGCGAACTCTTGGCAGTTTTATCGAGATTGAGCTTGATCTAGACCCCGATCTGGCCAATGCCCGCATCGACACCGTTCAGCTTGAGATGGCGCTGATCAATATTCTGGCCAATGCGCGTGACGCAATGCCCGAAGGCGGGCGGGTGGTTATCCGCACCACCAACCGCTCTGGAACGGAGGGCGACCAGGTCGAACTGTCAGTCAGCGACACTGGCGAGGGGATGCCGCCGGAGGTCTTAAGCCGCATCACTGAACCCTTCTTTACGACTAAGGAGGTGGGGAAGGGAACGGGGCTTGGGCTGGCGCAGGTCTATGGCTTTGTTAAACAATCAGACGGCGGTTTTGAGGTCGAGAGCACGCCGGGCGAAGGCACCACGGTGCATCTCTATTTCCCAATGGTGTCGGGGGCGGATGACAAGGCGCCGGCCCCTGAGCGCGCCTCTCAGACGCGTGGCAAGGGTGAGCGGGTGCTGCTGGTCGAAGATAATCGTGAAGTGCGCGAACTGGCCTGCGCTATACTTGAGGCCGATGGCTATGAGGTGGTGGCGCGCGAAAACGCTTCGTTGGCGCTCGACTATCTCAACGGGCCGGACGGGGTGGACCTTTTGTTCACCGATATCGTCATGCCGGGTAAGATGAATGGCGCCGCTCTGGCTAAGGAGGCACGGCAACGATTCTCCGACCTGCCGATCCTGATCACCACGGGTTTTGCTGACGATGTACACGGTCACACCAACGCGCGTGAGTTTGAAACCATCTACAAACCCTATATGCCCGACGAACTGTCTACGCGGGTGCGCGGGGTGCTGAACCGCAAGGACGATCACGGGGGCTGA
- a CDS encoding LacI family DNA-binding transcriptional regulator, whose product MAASVTLNDVAKAAGVSIASASRAINGLDNVTEEVRERVLAAAGKLKYVPHGAARALAMSRTNTIGVILPDIYGEFFSEIIRGIDVGARASGLHILVSGSHGDVKEAVKAARAMAGRVDGLLVMAPYADADDLSGKLPFNLPLVMMGGVGGQADLPSLVVDNHSGALEAVRHLCEQGCRRIAHIAGPESNLEAQDRLRGYLDGLKEAGLSPQVLPGDFTDGAGYAAVQTLLAQEQMPDGLFAANDMMALGATLGLREAGVSIPDDIAIIGFDDIPVTRYASPPISTLRAGVFDIGRRSLELLSALIERGSAEASASAASLIVRPELVVRASSRRR is encoded by the coding sequence ATGGCGGCAAGCGTAACGCTCAATGACGTGGCCAAGGCGGCGGGGGTGTCGATAGCCTCGGCGTCGCGCGCCATCAATGGCCTCGATAACGTCACCGAAGAGGTGCGCGAGCGCGTCTTGGCGGCGGCGGGCAAACTGAAATACGTGCCGCACGGCGCGGCGCGAGCTCTGGCCATGAGCCGAACCAATACGATTGGCGTCATCCTGCCGGATATCTATGGCGAGTTCTTCTCGGAGATCATCCGCGGGATTGATGTCGGCGCGCGGGCCAGTGGTCTGCACATTCTGGTGTCCGGGTCGCACGGTGATGTGAAGGAGGCCGTCAAGGCGGCGCGCGCCATGGCCGGGCGCGTCGATGGCTTACTGGTCATGGCCCCGTATGCCGATGCTGATGACCTGTCGGGCAAACTCCCGTTCAACCTACCTCTGGTCATGATGGGCGGGGTGGGCGGTCAGGCCGATCTGCCGAGCCTTGTCGTTGACAACCATTCCGGCGCGCTAGAGGCGGTGCGCCACCTGTGCGAACAGGGCTGTCGCCGAATCGCGCACATCGCCGGGCCTGAGAGTAATTTGGAAGCGCAGGACCGCCTGCGCGGCTATCTCGACGGGCTGAAAGAGGCGGGGTTGTCGCCACAGGTATTGCCGGGCGACTTCACCGATGGCGCAGGTTATGCCGCCGTCCAGACGCTTCTGGCACAGGAACAGATGCCTGACGGCCTGTTTGCCGCCAATGACATGATGGCGTTGGGGGCGACCCTGGGTCTGCGTGAGGCAGGTGTGTCGATTCCGGATGACATCGCCATCATCGGCTTTGATGACATTCCGGTGACGCGCTACGCCTCGCCGCCCATTTCGACGCTGCGCGCCGGGGTCTTCGACATCGGCCGGCGCAGTCTTGAGCTTCTTTCCGCCCTGATCGAGCGCGGTTCAGCGGAGGCCTCGGCCTCAGCCGCTAGCCTGATCGTGCGGCCTGAACTGGTGGTGCGGGCGTCGAGCCGCCGCCGTTAA